A genomic stretch from Theropithecus gelada isolate Dixy chromosome 2, Tgel_1.0, whole genome shotgun sequence includes:
- the CD200 gene encoding OX-2 membrane glycoprotein isoform X5, whose translation MVTFSENHGVVIQPAYKDKINITQLGLQNTTITFWNITLEDEGCYMCLFNTFGSGKISGTACLTVYVQPIVSLHYKYSEDHLNITCSATARPAPMIFWKVPRSGFENSTVTLSHPNGTTSVTSILQVKDPKNQVGKEVICQVLHLGTVTDFKQTFDKGYWFSVPLLLSIVSLVILLVLISILLYWKRHRNQDRGESS comes from the exons ATGGTCACCTTCAGCGAGAACCATGGGGTGGTGATCCAGCCTGCCTATAAGGACAAGATAAACATTACCCAGCTGGGACTCCAAAACACAACCATCACCTTCTGGAATATCACCCTGGAGGATGAAGGGTGTTACATGTGTCTCTTCAATACCTTTGGTTCTGGGAAGATCTCAGGAACAGCCTGCCTCACTGTCTATG TACAGCCCATAGTATCCCTTCACTACAAATACTCTGAAGACCACCTAAACATCACTTGCTCTGCCACTGCCCGCCCAGCCCCCATGATCTTCTGGAAGGTCCCTCGGTCAGGGTTTGAAAATAGTACAGTGACTCTGTCTCACCCAAATGGGACCACGTCTGTTACCAGCATCCTCCAGGTCAAAGACCCTAAGAATCAGGTGGGGAAGGAGGTGATCTGCCAGGTGCTGCACCTGGGGACTGTGACTGACTTTAAGCAAACCTTCGACAAAG GCTATTGGTTTTCAGTTCCACTATTGTTAAGCATTGTTTCCCTGGTAATTCTCCTGGTCCTAATCTCAATCTTACTGTACTGGAAACGTCACCGGAATCAGGATCGAGGTGAGTCATCATAG
- the CD200 gene encoding OX-2 membrane glycoprotein isoform X6 — MVTFSENHGVVIQPAYKDKINITQLGLQNTTITFWNITLEDEGCYMCLFNTFGSGKISGTACLTVYVQPIVSLHYKYSEDHLNITCSATARPAPMIFWKVPRSGFENSTVTLSHPNGTTSVTSILQVKDPKNQVGKEVICQVLHLGTVTDFKQTFDKGYWFSVPLLLSIVSLVILLVLISILLYWKRHRNQDREP; from the exons ATGGTCACCTTCAGCGAGAACCATGGGGTGGTGATCCAGCCTGCCTATAAGGACAAGATAAACATTACCCAGCTGGGACTCCAAAACACAACCATCACCTTCTGGAATATCACCCTGGAGGATGAAGGGTGTTACATGTGTCTCTTCAATACCTTTGGTTCTGGGAAGATCTCAGGAACAGCCTGCCTCACTGTCTATG TACAGCCCATAGTATCCCTTCACTACAAATACTCTGAAGACCACCTAAACATCACTTGCTCTGCCACTGCCCGCCCAGCCCCCATGATCTTCTGGAAGGTCCCTCGGTCAGGGTTTGAAAATAGTACAGTGACTCTGTCTCACCCAAATGGGACCACGTCTGTTACCAGCATCCTCCAGGTCAAAGACCCTAAGAATCAGGTGGGGAAGGAGGTGATCTGCCAGGTGCTGCACCTGGGGACTGTGACTGACTTTAAGCAAACCTTCGACAAAG GCTATTGGTTTTCAGTTCCACTATTGTTAAGCATTGTTTCCCTGGTAATTCTCCTGGTCCTAATCTCAATCTTACTGTACTGGAAACGTCACCGGAATCAGGATCGAG AGCCCTAA
- the CD200 gene encoding OX-2 membrane glycoprotein isoform X7 — protein sequence MKGVTCVSSIPLVLGRSQEQPASLSMPIVSLHYKYSEDHLNITCSATARPAPMIFWKVPRSGFENSTVTLSHPNGTTSVTSILQVKDPKNQVGKEVICQVLHLGTVTDFKQTFDKGYWFSVPLLLSIVSLVILLVLISILLYWKRHRNQDREP from the exons ATGAAGGGTGTTACATGTGTCTCTTCAATACCTTTGGTTCTGGGAAGATCTCAGGAACAGCCTGCCTCACTGTCTATG CCCATAGTATCCCTTCACTACAAATACTCTGAAGACCACCTAAACATCACTTGCTCTGCCACTGCCCGCCCAGCCCCCATGATCTTCTGGAAGGTCCCTCGGTCAGGGTTTGAAAATAGTACAGTGACTCTGTCTCACCCAAATGGGACCACGTCTGTTACCAGCATCCTCCAGGTCAAAGACCCTAAGAATCAGGTGGGGAAGGAGGTGATCTGCCAGGTGCTGCACCTGGGGACTGTGACTGACTTTAAGCAAACCTTCGACAAAG GCTATTGGTTTTCAGTTCCACTATTGTTAAGCATTGTTTCCCTGGTAATTCTCCTGGTCCTAATCTCAATCTTACTGTACTGGAAACGTCACCGGAATCAGGATCGAG AGCCCTAA